A stretch of the Trueperaceae bacterium genome encodes the following:
- the tgt gene encoding tRNA guanosine(34) transglycosylase Tgt, with the protein MPVTSREKGKEETGPRQATFGLELLETVGAARRGRLHTPHGTVETPAFVAVGTQATVKGLTPQAVAQTGTQLLFGNTYHLYLRPGEEIVREHGGLHRFMGWKRPVMTDSGGFQVFSLGAGIEHGVGKVANIFPGEEPERAEGRRGGPSESLVKVTEEGVRFRSHIDGSPQLLTPEISIRIQRALGADMILAFDECTSPLHDRTYTEESMERTHRWAVRSLHEFQEGPQVHDYSQALFGIVQGGAFRDLRERSARFIGEHGFDGYAIGGNLGKTHQEMYSVIEWTVPYLPPGRPRHLLGIGDVPAVFEAVERGCDTFDCVSPTRNARNAGLLVRSDEGRPVPNFRLNLRNARFANDLRPIEEGCDCLACTNFSRAYLRHLFKAGESLGPQLATIHNLRFMSRLFEEIRRSLEEGRFAELKAQWLAQRLAPEREDT; encoded by the coding sequence ATGCCGGTGACCTCGCGCGAGAAGGGCAAGGAGGAGACGGGTCCCCGCCAGGCCACCTTCGGCCTCGAACTGCTCGAGACGGTGGGCGCGGCCAGGCGCGGGCGGCTCCACACCCCGCACGGCACCGTCGAGACGCCCGCCTTCGTAGCGGTCGGCACCCAAGCCACGGTCAAGGGGCTCACGCCGCAGGCGGTGGCGCAGACCGGAACTCAACTTCTCTTCGGCAACACCTATCACCTCTACCTTCGTCCCGGCGAGGAGATCGTCCGGGAACATGGCGGCCTCCACCGTTTCATGGGGTGGAAGCGGCCGGTCATGACGGACTCGGGCGGCTTCCAGGTGTTCTCGCTGGGCGCCGGCATCGAGCATGGCGTGGGCAAGGTAGCGAACATCTTCCCTGGCGAGGAGCCTGAACGCGCCGAGGGTCGCCGCGGCGGCCCTTCCGAGTCCCTGGTGAAGGTGACCGAGGAGGGCGTGCGCTTCCGCAGCCATATAGACGGAAGCCCTCAACTGCTCACCCCCGAGATCTCGATCCGCATCCAGCGTGCCCTCGGTGCCGACATGATCCTCGCCTTCGACGAGTGCACCAGCCCCCTGCACGACCGTACCTACACCGAGGAGAGCATGGAGCGCACCCACCGCTGGGCCGTGCGCAGCCTGCATGAGTTCCAGGAGGGGCCGCAGGTGCACGATTACAGCCAGGCGCTCTTCGGGATAGTCCAGGGCGGAGCGTTCCGCGACCTCCGCGAGCGTAGCGCCCGGTTCATCGGCGAACACGGGTTCGACGGCTACGCCATCGGCGGCAACCTGGGGAAGACCCACCAGGAGATGTACTCGGTGATCGAGTGGACCGTTCCCTACCTGCCGCCCGGGCGTCCCCGGCACCTGCTGGGCATCGGTGACGTACCGGCGGTATTCGAGGCGGTCGAGCGGGGCTGCGACACCTTCGATTGCGTGAGCCCCACCCGCAACGCCCGCAATGCGGGCCTGCTCGTGCGCTCCGACGAGGGACGTCCCGTTCCCAACTTCCGCCTCAACCTGCGCAACGCCCGCTTCGCCAACGACCTGCGGCCCATCGAAGAGGGATGCGACTGCCTGGCCTGCACGAACTTCTCCCGGGCCTACCTGCGTCACCTGTTCAAGGCTGGTGAGTCGCTGGGACCCCAGCTGGCCACCATCCACAACCTGCGCTTCATGTCCAGACTCTTCGAGGAGATACGTCGTAGTCTCGAAGAGGGACGCTTCGCGGAGCTCAAGGCACAGTGGCTGGCTCAGCGCCTGGCTCCTGAAAGGGAGGATACGTGA
- the mce gene encoding methylmalonyl-CoA epimerase: protein MNELPEAVRGLPLDHVAIAVEDLDSGAAPYVQLGLEVVSEEALPEQGVRLRMLQAGSSRLELIEPLDAHSPLASFLSKRGQGLHHLALRVEDIDEKVSRLRSSGALFTTDEPRAGHGGSRVIFLHPSWTGGVLLELVEHG from the coding sequence ATGAACGAACTGCCGGAAGCGGTCCGCGGCCTCCCCCTCGACCATGTGGCCATAGCGGTCGAAGACCTGGATTCCGGAGCGGCCCCCTATGTGCAGCTGGGTCTCGAAGTCGTCTCCGAGGAGGCTCTGCCGGAGCAGGGGGTGCGGCTGCGGATGCTGCAGGCAGGCAGCAGTCGGCTGGAGCTTATCGAGCCGCTCGATGCCCATTCGCCTCTGGCCTCCTTCCTCAGCAAGCGCGGTCAGGGTTTGCACCACCTGGCACTGCGGGTCGAAGACATCGACGAGAAGGTCTCGAGGCTGAGGAGCAGTGGCGCGCTCTTCACCACGGACGAACCACGGGCCGGGCACGGCGGCAGCCGGGTTATCTTCCTGCACCCGAGCTGGACCGGCGGTGTACTGCTCGAACTGGTAGAGCATGGATAG
- a CDS encoding DinB family protein: MWEHLFLTGEFVGRERLLSGLTLAQVTSKPDGLPHSIYDELWHLTTWQRIVVERDEAGGEEWAQDGPLFPEEPPASEAQWHSVVGEFLEGATSALELAGSPERLAVEVEPGVTMAHALHSVAVHNAYHFGKIVALRQAIGAWPPARHSRPD, translated from the coding sequence ATGTGGGAGCACCTTTTCCTTACCGGCGAGTTCGTAGGACGTGAGAGGTTACTGTCGGGCCTGACGCTGGCACAGGTCACGAGCAAACCGGACGGCCTGCCCCACTCGATATACGACGAGTTGTGGCACCTGACCACATGGCAGCGGATAGTCGTGGAGCGCGACGAGGCCGGCGGCGAGGAGTGGGCTCAGGACGGCCCACTCTTCCCCGAGGAGCCGCCCGCGAGCGAAGCGCAGTGGCACAGTGTGGTGGGTGAGTTCCTCGAAGGCGCGACTTCGGCACTCGAACTCGCCGGCTCGCCCGAGAGGCTCGCGGTCGAGGTCGAGCCGGGCGTGACGATGGCCCACGCTCTCCACAGCGTGGCGGTACACAACGCCTACCACTTCGGCAAGATCGTGGCGCTGAGGCAGGCGATAGGGGCGTGGCCGCCGGCCCGACACAGCCGGCCTGACTAA
- the argH gene encoding argininosuccinate lyase, with product MKGAGDEQKRMWGGRFEEATDELVQRFNASVDVDRELALEDIEGSVAHATMMAEQGIVSEAEARQLIAGLRTVKAEIEAGGFDWRSELEDVHMNIERALTERVGPVGGKLHTARSRNDQVATDFRLWLKRRNLELQRLLTDLREVLTDLAEEYVDVIMPGYTHLQVAQPIRFSHHLLAYFEMFGRDRERLADGLRRIDVSPLGAGALAGTGFPIDRQRTASLLGLAGVAPNSLDAVSDRDFALEFLSAAAIAMMHLSRLSEELIIWSSQEFGFVTLPDSHTTGSSIMPQKKNPDVSELIRGKTGRVYGSLLGLLTTMKGLPLAYNKDMQEDKEGVLDAVLTLRTCLRLSVTMLPRMKVNAQRMRQAAGAGFSNATDLADYLARKGLPFREAHEVVGRLVARALEQGTTLEELPLETMKGASQAIDEDVYEALELERVVDARNSYGGTARERVVEQIARARSELAKERAEVSP from the coding sequence ATGTGGGGCGGCCGCTTCGAAGAGGCGACCGACGAGCTGGTGCAGCGCTTCAACGCCTCGGTCGATGTCGACCGCGAACTGGCGCTCGAGGACATCGAGGGCTCGGTAGCTCACGCCACCATGATGGCCGAGCAGGGGATCGTCAGCGAGGCCGAGGCTCGGCAGTTGATCGCCGGCCTGCGAACAGTGAAGGCAGAGATCGAGGCGGGCGGGTTCGACTGGCGAAGCGAGCTCGAAGACGTTCACATGAACATCGAACGGGCGCTCACCGAGCGGGTAGGACCGGTCGGAGGCAAGCTCCATACGGCCCGCAGCCGCAACGACCAGGTGGCGACCGACTTCCGGCTCTGGCTCAAGCGCCGCAATCTCGAACTGCAGCGCCTCCTCACCGATCTGCGTGAGGTCCTGACGGACCTGGCCGAGGAGTACGTGGATGTCATCATGCCTGGCTACACGCACCTCCAGGTAGCTCAACCGATCCGCTTCTCGCACCACCTTCTCGCCTACTTCGAGATGTTCGGGCGCGACCGTGAACGGCTCGCCGACGGCCTCCGCCGCATCGACGTCTCACCGCTCGGAGCCGGCGCCCTGGCCGGCACCGGCTTTCCCATCGACCGCCAGCGCACCGCGAGCCTGCTGGGCCTCGCCGGCGTCGCTCCGAACTCGCTCGACGCCGTTTCGGACCGCGACTTCGCCCTCGAGTTCCTTTCGGCGGCAGCGATCGCCATGATGCATCTCTCGCGCCTGAGCGAGGAGCTGATCATCTGGTCGAGCCAGGAGTTCGGCTTCGTCACCCTGCCCGACTCGCACACCACCGGCTCGTCGATCATGCCGCAGAAGAAGAACCCCGACGTCAGCGAGCTGATCCGCGGCAAGACCGGGCGGGTGTACGGCTCGCTGTTGGGGCTGCTCACCACCATGAAAGGGCTGCCGCTCGCCTACAACAAGGACATGCAGGAGGACAAGGAAGGCGTCCTGGACGCCGTCCTCACCCTCCGAACCTGCCTCCGGCTCAGCGTGACGATGCTGCCCCGGATGAAGGTGAACGCCCAGCGGATGCGCCAGGCGGCCGGCGCCGGGTTCTCCAACGCCACCGACCTGGCCGACTACCTGGCCCGAAAGGGCCTGCCGTTCAGGGAGGCGCACGAGGTCGTGGGCCGGCTCGTGGCCCGGGCGCTCGAGCAGGGCACGACGCTCGAAGAGCTGCCGCTCGAAACGATGAAGGGGGCGAGTCAGGCGATCGATGAGGACGTCTACGAGGCGCTCGAGCTGGAGCGGGTCGTGGACGCCAGGAACAGCTACGGCGGCACCGCTCGCGAACGCGTTGTGGAGCAGATCGCACGCGCCAGGTCGGAACTGGCGAAGGAACGGGCAGAGGTTTCGCCATGA
- a CDS encoding amidase family protein encodes MSADPTTLSAVELARAYRQGALRPTAVTAAYLNKAAPGPIYRELLSDRALAQAERAERQFESGVDVGPLQGIPVAVKDLIDVEGTVTVAGSPALALGEPAAADAPALARLDAAGAVFLGKTNMTELAFSGIGINPHYGTPANRFDPERVPGGSSSGSAAAVAYGLACAAVGSDTGGSVRIPAAFNGLVGLKTSEGAIPTDGCTPLSVTLDTLGPITRDIGDAWLLYRALAALPPAPLPQPPVRLRLAAPTTVLHDSLDPRVEAGFAAGLERLERLGHEVVRLESPILGEIEEAIGRYGSLASHEAFAMYEELIEERGDLMDPRVSRRILAVRGRPSSDYLRLLLSRRGWQRRFWAQMQEFDAVVAPTVAILPPRVSDLAEDASYYEANRLCLRNTTIFNYLGGASLSVPVEAQSPVGLMISGPPSNEGLLLAIGRLFETVGGD; translated from the coding sequence ATGTCCGCCGATCCCACCACTCTGAGCGCCGTCGAACTGGCGAGGGCCTACAGGCAGGGCGCGCTCCGCCCGACCGCCGTCACGGCAGCCTATCTGAACAAGGCGGCGCCTGGCCCGATCTACCGGGAGCTGCTGAGCGACCGCGCACTGGCGCAGGCCGAGCGTGCCGAACGGCAGTTCGAGAGCGGCGTCGACGTCGGCCCGCTGCAAGGCATCCCTGTCGCCGTCAAGGACCTGATCGACGTGGAAGGGACGGTGACCGTAGCCGGCTCGCCGGCGCTCGCGCTGGGTGAACCGGCTGCCGCGGACGCCCCCGCACTCGCCCGGCTCGACGCCGCTGGAGCGGTGTTCCTGGGCAAGACCAACATGACGGAGCTCGCCTTCTCGGGGATAGGCATCAATCCGCACTACGGCACTCCCGCCAACCGGTTCGATCCGGAGCGGGTCCCGGGTGGCTCCTCCTCGGGTTCAGCGGCCGCGGTCGCATACGGTCTCGCCTGCGCCGCTGTGGGATCCGATACCGGCGGTTCGGTTCGCATCCCGGCAGCTTTCAACGGCCTCGTCGGACTCAAGACCAGCGAGGGGGCCATCCCTACCGACGGCTGCACGCCCCTCTCGGTGACGCTCGACACGCTCGGCCCGATCACCAGGGACATCGGCGACGCCTGGCTGCTCTACCGGGCGCTGGCCGCGCTCCCGCCGGCGCCTTTGCCGCAGCCGCCGGTGCGACTGCGCCTCGCTGCGCCCACGACCGTCCTGCACGACTCCCTCGACCCTCGGGTAGAGGCGGGGTTCGCAGCAGGACTCGAGCGCCTCGAGCGGCTGGGGCATGAGGTAGTACGCCTCGAGTCGCCCATCCTCGGCGAGATCGAGGAAGCGATCGGCCGTTACGGGAGCCTCGCCTCTCACGAGGCGTTCGCCATGTATGAGGAGCTGATCGAGGAGCGAGGTGACCTGATGGACCCCCGGGTGAGCCGGCGGATCCTGGCCGTCAGAGGGCGTCCCAGCAGCGACTACCTCAGGCTCCTGCTAAGCCGGCGCGGCTGGCAGCGACGATTCTGGGCCCAGATGCAGGAGTTCGACGCCGTGGTAGCGCCTACGGTAGCGATCCTGCCGCCGCGAGTGAGCGACCTGGCGGAGGACGCCAGCTACTACGAAGCCAACCGCCTCTGCCTCCGAAACACCACGATTTTCAATTATCTGGGCGGAGCGTCGCTGAGCGTTCCCGTGGAGGCCCAGTCGCCCGTCGGCTTGATGATCTCCGGTCCCCCTTCGAACGAGGGCCTCCTGTTGGCCATCGGTCGGCTGTTCGAGACGGTAGGCGGAGACTAG
- a CDS encoding FtsX-like permease family protein, which produces MRRFVLFLALRHVRRRPLQSGLTVAGVAVGVMVLITALSLTNGFIDELIRSTLQATPHVTLQSYDGSPLPQDPSELAAIAGHPQVEAVAPYLAGQALIARRANTRLGISGRHGYTQLLGIDVEREREVLDLEALAQAAPAIEAGEGIVLGASLAVRQLGVYPGDEVFVRDISGESASFEVAETFRVGNELIDSVVSFLSLTALQEFLDADEQISGYHVRLHDPERAGVIGAELGREFGLLAISWERLFQTLLEQLRLQKAIISVVVFLIVLVAAMGIANILILTVAEKTEEIAILRALGASEKQVLSVFTVEGLMLGGTGTLLGALLGLGVSLYFRYQPYPLPGDLYFITRLPVELRAFDVAWVCGLSLLTSVVAALLPARRAANLRPTNILR; this is translated from the coding sequence GTGCGCCGTTTCGTCCTCTTCCTGGCGCTGCGTCACGTGCGCCGGCGCCCGCTACAGAGCGGGCTCACCGTCGCCGGGGTGGCCGTCGGTGTGATGGTGCTGATCACCGCACTGTCGCTCACCAACGGTTTCATAGACGAGCTCATCCGCTCCACTCTGCAAGCGACGCCGCACGTCACCCTGCAGAGCTACGACGGCAGCCCCTTACCCCAAGACCCTTCCGAACTCGCCGCTATCGCCGGGCACCCCCAGGTAGAAGCCGTTGCGCCCTATCTGGCCGGCCAGGCGCTCATCGCCAGGCGCGCGAACACGAGGCTCGGCATCAGCGGCAGGCACGGCTACACGCAACTGTTGGGTATCGACGTGGAGCGCGAACGGGAGGTGCTCGACCTGGAAGCGCTGGCTCAGGCGGCACCGGCGATAGAGGCGGGCGAGGGGATCGTGCTCGGAGCGTCGCTGGCGGTGCGCCAGTTGGGCGTCTATCCTGGCGACGAGGTATTCGTTCGCGACATCAGCGGCGAGAGCGCCAGCTTCGAGGTGGCCGAGACCTTCAGGGTCGGCAACGAACTCATCGACAGCGTCGTATCGTTCCTGTCGCTGACCGCGCTCCAGGAGTTCCTGGACGCCGATGAGCAGATAAGCGGCTACCATGTGCGGCTCCACGATCCGGAGCGGGCGGGCGTCATCGGTGCCGAGCTCGGCCGCGAGTTCGGGCTCCTGGCCATCTCCTGGGAGCGGCTGTTCCAGACGCTCCTCGAACAGTTGCGGCTGCAGAAGGCGATAATCAGCGTGGTCGTGTTCCTCATCGTCCTGGTAGCGGCCATGGGGATCGCCAACATCCTCATCCTCACCGTGGCCGAGAAGACCGAGGAGATCGCCATCCTCCGCGCCCTCGGAGCCTCGGAGAAGCAGGTGCTCTCGGTATTCACTGTGGAGGGCCTCATGCTCGGGGGTACGGGCACACTGCTGGGCGCGCTGCTGGGTCTCGGCGTGAGCCTCTACTTCCGCTACCAGCCCTACCCGCTTCCCGGTGACCTCTACTTCATAACTCGCCTGCCCGTCGAACTTCGGGCGTTCGACGTCGCCTGGGTGTGCGGGCTGTCGCTGCTCACCTCGGTGGTTGCCGCGCTGCTGCCTGCCAGGCGAGCGGCGAACCTGCGGCCCACGAACATCCTGCGATGA
- a CDS encoding regulatory protein RecX: MSRVRSVRSGAESRPLPPEKAWNYALTLLTRRAHTEAELTEKLTRRRASPEVVAEVLGRLRRYRLVDDEAFAEAFVRTHAQRKGTLALRRELLRKGVPEEVAEESLVELDDAAQSATAAKLLERNAWRFRGSDPRRNRARAFAFLARRGFPSTVVMEALEGCEWLTSGGDDDAEGDDGGDDDAGGDDRGDDDSSDDDAEGDDDAGGG; the protein is encoded by the coding sequence ATGAGTCGCGTGCGGTCCGTGCGGAGCGGCGCCGAGAGCCGGCCGTTGCCGCCCGAGAAGGCGTGGAACTACGCCCTCACGCTCCTCACTCGTCGCGCCCATACGGAAGCCGAGCTGACCGAGAAACTGACCCGCAGGAGGGCGTCGCCTGAGGTGGTGGCGGAGGTCCTCGGCAGGTTGCGACGTTACCGGCTGGTCGACGACGAGGCGTTCGCCGAGGCGTTCGTGCGTACGCACGCGCAGCGCAAGGGAACGCTGGCGCTGCGCCGCGAACTGCTCCGCAAGGGCGTACCCGAGGAGGTTGCCGAAGAGTCGCTCGTCGAGCTCGACGACGCTGCCCAGAGCGCGACGGCGGCGAAGCTGCTCGAGCGGAACGCCTGGCGTTTCCGGGGATCGGATCCGCGTCGCAACCGCGCGCGCGCCTTCGCCTTCCTCGCCCGCCGAGGCTTCCCGTCCACGGTCGTGATGGAGGCGCTCGAGGGGTGCGAGTGGCTGACCTCAGGAGGCGACGACGATGCAGAAGGCGATGATGGAGGCGACGATGACGCAGGCGGCGACGATCGAGGCGACGACGATTCAAGCGACGACGATGCAGAAGGCGACGATGACGCAGGCGGCGGCTAA
- the ansA gene encoding asparaginase: protein MPSGSSARPLSDKRVYIAYTGGTIGMRRGERGYEPAPGYLAARLEGMPELSHPDLPRYVLHEYSPLLDSSDLGPAEWEEIARDIAANYDQFDGFVVLHGTDTMAYSASALSFMLEGLAKPVLLTGSQVPIAEVRSDARENLITSMMLAAGGRLSEVCLFMNGRLLRGNRATKISVGGFDAFESPNLPLLGEVGVGIELREELLLPPGERLQVRPLAGAEVAAVRLFPGISAPLLERILDGELRGVVLETFGAGNAPSRDARLLSALRRASDRGVVLVNCTQCLRGSVNMSGYATGRALSLAGVVSGGDMTVEAALAKLSHLLSLDLPVERVRELMPSSLRGEVSEVQLD, encoded by the coding sequence ATGCCCTCAGGCAGCTCGGCCAGACCGCTCTCCGACAAGCGCGTCTACATCGCCTACACGGGCGGCACGATCGGCATGCGACGGGGCGAGCGCGGTTACGAGCCGGCGCCCGGCTACCTCGCAGCACGTCTGGAGGGGATGCCGGAACTCTCCCACCCGGACTTGCCGCGCTACGTCCTGCACGAATACTCCCCCCTGCTCGACTCCTCGGATCTGGGTCCAGCGGAATGGGAGGAGATCGCGCGCGACATCGCCGCGAACTACGACCAGTTCGACGGCTTCGTCGTGCTGCACGGCACCGACACGATGGCATACAGCGCCTCGGCCCTCTCCTTCATGCTCGAGGGGCTGGCCAAGCCGGTGCTGCTCACCGGCTCCCAGGTCCCCATCGCCGAGGTTCGCAGCGATGCCCGGGAGAACCTGATCACCTCGATGATGCTGGCGGCCGGGGGCAGGCTCAGCGAGGTCTGCCTGTTCATGAACGGCCGACTGCTCCGCGGCAACCGCGCCACGAAGATCTCCGTGGGTGGTTTCGACGCCTTCGAATCTCCCAACCTACCGCTGCTCGGGGAGGTGGGGGTGGGCATCGAGTTGCGCGAGGAGCTGCTGCTGCCGCCCGGCGAGCGTTTGCAGGTCCGGCCTCTGGCCGGAGCCGAGGTCGCCGCCGTCCGCCTCTTCCCCGGCATCTCTGCCCCCCTTCTCGAGCGGATCCTCGACGGTGAACTGCGCGGCGTGGTGCTGGAGACGTTCGGCGCGGGCAACGCTCCGTCGCGTGACGCCCGGCTCCTCTCGGCCCTGCGTCGCGCGAGCGACCGTGGAGTGGTGCTGGTCAACTGCACGCAGTGCCTGCGCGGCTCGGTAAACATGAGCGGTTACGCGACCGGGCGGGCATTGAGTCTGGCCGGAGTCGTGAGCGGCGGCGACATGACGGTCGAGGCGGCCCTGGCCAAACTGAGTCACCTGCTGTCACTCGACCTGCCCGTCGAACGGGTCCGGGAGCTGATGCCGTCGAGTCTGCGCGGCGAGGTGTCGGAGGTCCAGCTCGACTGA
- a CDS encoding VUT family protein, whose amino-acid sequence MTALRTPSAGIVFFALIALLTQAGCSLLLYLSSFGQDPFTRLPLPVIVMFGALAAAPLHSLARRLPPPDLLTALALALTLNAALLLLPVLPGETRYLAAPATALLLGLLFRNLPRHAGAMLAAMSVYVVATVLANYTFDSFLPIGGFFLINVGTLFFGVTFTQRDRVHRFGRRWVYLMILMAAVANVLMSLHLGTPMRYVVVGFLAILLSESADTEIYARLLDRPWFTRVASSNAVSAPLDTTIFTVLAFAGAEFATIGWMLRVIVTDVLVKYGSGLLAALQLDAWAPALVKPELPPRTRT is encoded by the coding sequence GTGACCGCACTCCGCACCCCGTCAGCTGGCATCGTCTTCTTCGCCCTCATCGCGTTGCTGACCCAGGCCGGCTGCTCTCTGCTCCTCTACCTCTCCTCCTTCGGCCAGGACCCGTTCACTCGGCTACCGCTGCCCGTGATCGTGATGTTCGGTGCGCTCGCGGCGGCGCCTCTGCACTCGTTGGCGAGGCGCTTGCCGCCGCCGGACCTGCTCACGGCTCTGGCGTTGGCGCTGACCCTGAACGCCGCCTTGCTCCTACTACCCGTCCTGCCGGGAGAGACCCGCTACCTGGCCGCGCCGGCCACCGCCCTGCTGTTGGGCCTCCTGTTCCGGAACCTGCCTCGGCACGCGGGAGCGATGCTGGCCGCCATGAGCGTCTACGTGGTCGCGACGGTGCTCGCCAACTACACCTTCGACTCGTTCCTGCCTATCGGCGGATTCTTCCTGATCAACGTAGGGACTCTCTTCTTCGGAGTGACCTTCACTCAGCGTGACCGGGTCCACCGCTTCGGGCGCCGCTGGGTCTACCTGATGATACTGATGGCCGCGGTCGCCAACGTCCTCATGTCGCTCCACCTCGGTACTCCCATGAGGTACGTCGTCGTAGGGTTCCTCGCGATTCTCCTCTCGGAGTCGGCTGACACGGAGATCTACGCCCGACTGCTCGACCGCCCCTGGTTCACCCGCGTTGCCTCCTCCAACGCCGTGAGCGCACCGCTGGACACGACCATCTTCACGGTCCTCGCGTTCGCCGGCGCGGAGTTCGCCACCATCGGCTGGATGCTCAGGGTTATCGTCACCGACGTGCTGGTGAAGTACGGCAGCGGGCTCCTGGCGGCGCTCCAGCTGGACGCCTGGGCCCCTGCTCTCGTCAAGCCCGAACTGCCGCCACGTACCCGGACGTAG
- a CDS encoding VanZ family protein: MDRIFARRSLLWRLAPLAWMALVFILSNQPDIAEPFEIPDWLPADKLVHAGLYAVLAALLYLAGLGPVASVVVTALYGVTDEIHQMFVPGRNPELLDLLADLVGAVAGVWLVQRWSGEGER; encoded by the coding sequence ATGGATAGGATCTTCGCCCGCCGCTCGCTCCTCTGGCGCCTGGCGCCGCTCGCCTGGATGGCGCTGGTGTTCATCCTCTCCAACCAGCCCGACATCGCCGAACCGTTCGAGATTCCCGACTGGCTGCCGGCCGACAAGCTCGTGCATGCGGGCCTGTACGCCGTGCTCGCCGCCCTGCTCTACCTCGCGGGCCTAGGTCCCGTCGCATCGGTGGTGGTCACCGCCCTCTACGGCGTTACGGACGAGATCCACCAGATGTTCGTACCCGGTCGGAACCCTGAACTGCTCGACCTGCTCGCCGACCTGGTCGGGGCCGTGGCAGGGGTGTGGTTGGTACAGAGGTGGAGCGGCGAGGGGGAACGCTAG
- the proC gene encoding pyrroline-5-carboxylate reductase, which produces MRLALVGAGKMGSAVLTGALRAGVLSADEVGIYHPDQARRKELSDRYGVDCLDDDGVHRAERVLIAVKPQSFPEVAPLIARRTASYISLMAGVPAETVARRVGSRRVVRTMPNLGARVGLSSTALAYLSEADEADVEFAEKLFSAVGTVHHLPERLFDAFTGLAGSGPAFAAVVAEALADGGVRVGFPRSVARVLTREVLLATAHLLGEQEPSRLKDEVSSAGGTAIAGVRALELHGLRFALMEAVEQAAKRASELRDEEK; this is translated from the coding sequence ATGAGGCTTGCCCTGGTCGGCGCGGGCAAGATGGGCTCTGCCGTTCTCACCGGAGCGTTGCGCGCCGGAGTGTTGAGCGCCGACGAGGTGGGCATCTACCATCCCGACCAGGCTCGCCGAAAGGAACTGAGCGACCGGTACGGTGTCGACTGCCTCGATGACGACGGCGTGCACCGTGCCGAGCGGGTGTTGATAGCGGTGAAGCCGCAGTCGTTCCCAGAGGTCGCCCCGCTCATCGCCAGGCGAACCGCCTCCTACATCAGTCTGATGGCGGGCGTTCCCGCTGAAACCGTGGCCCGGCGCGTGGGCAGCCGCCGGGTGGTCCGCACAATGCCCAATCTGGGCGCCCGGGTGGGTCTCAGCTCCACCGCTCTCGCCTACCTGAGCGAAGCCGATGAAGCCGACGTCGAGTTCGCGGAGAAGCTCTTCTCTGCCGTTGGAACGGTCCATCACCTGCCGGAGCGCCTGTTCGACGCGTTCACCGGACTCGCCGGCTCCGGCCCGGCCTTCGCAGCGGTCGTCGCCGAAGCGCTGGCCGACGGTGGAGTGCGCGTGGGCTTCCCCCGCAGCGTGGCTCGCGTTCTCACCCGCGAGGTACTGCTGGCAACCGCCCACCTACTCGGCGAGCAGGAGCCTTCCCGCCTCAAGGATGAGGTTTCTTCGGCAGGCGGCACGGCGATCGCCGGCGTTCGTGCCCTCGAACTCCATGGTCTCCGCTTCGCCCTGATGGAGGCCGTGGAACAGGCGGCCAAGCGCGCGAGTGAACTACGCGACGAGGAGAAATGA
- a CDS encoding N-acetyltransferase: protein MIDELVRSDTGAVAASLRVRPARAEDVPDIFDNIGNWAREGRMLVRPMQNIFENLRDFFVCEEVTAEGPRFAGNAALHILWGDIAEVRGLAVAKGAQARGVGRALVAACEEEARRVGIPVMFAWTYEVAFFEKCGFRLIDKTRELHPRVWSECLRCPFFVGCNENGVVKRLEGVPVPRNLPEPPPAQVPPGIR from the coding sequence ATGATAGACGAACTCGTGAGGAGCGATACGGGTGCCGTTGCCGCGAGCCTGCGGGTACGGCCGGCGAGGGCAGAGGACGTGCCCGACATCTTCGACAACATCGGCAACTGGGCGCGGGAGGGGCGGATGCTCGTCCGACCCATGCAGAACATCTTCGAGAACCTCCGCGACTTCTTCGTCTGCGAAGAGGTGACGGCGGAGGGGCCCAGGTTCGCCGGCAACGCCGCGCTCCATATCCTCTGGGGCGACATCGCCGAAGTCCGAGGGTTGGCGGTGGCCAAGGGCGCCCAGGCGCGCGGCGTGGGTCGAGCGCTGGTGGCAGCCTGCGAAGAGGAGGCGCGACGGGTGGGTATACCGGTGATGTTCGCCTGGACCTACGAGGTGGCCTTCTTCGAGAAGTGCGGCTTCAGATTGATAGACAAGACCAGGGAGCTCCATCCGCGGGTCTGGTCGGAGTGCCTCCGCTGCCCCTTCTTCGTAGGTTGCAACGAGAACGGCGTGGTCAAGCGGCTCGAGGGAGTGCCGGTGCCACGCAATCTGCCGGAGCCACCCCCGGCCCAGGTGCCGCCGGGGATCCGTTGA